One Candidatus Obscuribacterales bacterium DNA segment encodes these proteins:
- a CDS encoding deoxyhypusine synthase family protein gives MTTTAKVAEKTAMPKVNSNWSAVKGFIKDHFRHFNAAAVIEAADGYVAHLDNGGKMFMTLAGAMSTAELGLSLAEMIRQGKVHGICCTGANLEEDIFNLVAHDYYARVPNYRDLSPEEETALRDKGMNRVTDTCIPEDKAIRAIEKQVLSLWQKADKEGKSYFPYEYMYQLIEGGLIEHAFQINPEHSWLIAACERKLPIYTPGWEDSTLGNIFIAHVMKGDISSYSVVKSGLEQMAHLVDWYKENSVDSSIGFFQIGGGIAGDFPICAVPLIRQDLGIDCKFWGYFCQISDSTTSYGSYSGAVPNEKITWHKLEADTPRFVIESDATIVAPLIFAYVLG, from the coding sequence ACCATTTCCGGCACTTCAATGCTGCCGCAGTTATTGAAGCAGCCGATGGCTATGTCGCTCACTTAGACAATGGCGGCAAGATGTTTATGACTTTAGCTGGAGCCATGAGTACAGCTGAATTGGGCTTGTCTCTCGCTGAGATGATTCGCCAGGGTAAGGTGCACGGTATTTGTTGTACGGGAGCCAATTTGGAAGAAGACATCTTCAACTTGGTTGCTCACGACTATTATGCGCGCGTGCCCAATTATCGTGATCTCTCGCCTGAGGAAGAAACAGCTTTGCGCGACAAGGGAATGAATCGTGTCACTGATACCTGCATTCCGGAAGACAAAGCCATAAGAGCAATTGAAAAACAAGTTCTTTCGCTCTGGCAAAAAGCCGATAAAGAAGGAAAGAGTTATTTTCCATACGAGTACATGTATCAGTTGATTGAAGGTGGACTTATTGAGCACGCCTTTCAAATCAATCCGGAGCATTCATGGTTAATTGCTGCCTGCGAGCGTAAGCTGCCAATTTACACTCCAGGTTGGGAAGACTCCACATTAGGAAATATCTTCATAGCGCACGTTATGAAGGGTGATATCTCTTCGTATTCAGTAGTGAAATCCGGACTTGAGCAAATGGCGCATCTTGTTGATTGGTACAAGGAAAATAGCGTTGATTCGTCAATTGGCTTCTTCCAGATTGGCGGCGGTATTGCCGGAGATTTTCCAATCTGTGCCGTTCCACTTATTCGACAAGACCTGGGAATCGACTGTAAATTCTGGGGCTACTTCTGCCAGATTTCCGACAGTACAACTTCCTATGGCTCGTATAGCGGCGCTGTGCCAAATGAAAAGATCACTTGGCACAAGCTCGAGGCAGATACCCCACGTTTTGTAATTGAATCGGACGCAACAATAGTTGCGCCTCTTATCTTTGCCTACGTTCTGGGCTAG